The DNA window TCCGCTCCTCGCCTCGACCCTCTTTCTCGAACAAACGATCCGCTCGCTCGTACAGCTGGTCCCGCCAGCGGTAGTACATCGTCGAGCTGATCTGATGGCGACGGCACACATCCGCCACCGTCGTATCGCCTTGCAGACCCTCCAGCACGATCTGTACGCGCTGCCGCGCTGTGAAACTCCGTCGTCTCTTCTTCATGGCTCCTCCTCGGTCGAGCCCTCCAACATCATGCTCTCCCAGAGCGGAACCGCAAACCTATTTCCCTACCCGTTTGTCTCAATCCGCCAGATGCACTTCACAATTCCGCACCCGATATCGAGACTCCGCGTACTTGTACTGGCTGCGCTTCGGATACTTCATCGGTGAGGACTCCGGGTCGGGGGCCTATCACCACCATCATGTGGCGGAACCCGGAGCCATGCACCAACGCCGGTCTTCGTCAAGGTAAAAAAGCTTGGCTCATTGGGACGTCGGCAGGCGGTCTTCATCGTGAGGAAGGGAAACGCCCTATAAGCGTCGTTAGCCGAAATTCCTGGAGGCGTGCCGAGTGTGAGTTGCGAACCAACTAGCCGCTATCCATGCCTAGGCGCATGTTCTCCGCAACATATGCCGCGAGTCAGCGTCCGAGCGCCGCGTTCGTGACCGACCTGCTCGCGGCAAATCAATAGTTCGCTATGCGGCGCTGATGTCTTCAACGTTGGTCTTGGTTTCGTGGCGCCGCGTCTGAAGTGAACAGCAATGAATCGACTCTTTCTGCTCCCCAGTTCGGTCAAACGCGATCCGGCCATCGATGCCTGGATGGAGGAACATGCGGGTGGCTTGGGGGCTATCGCGCACTACTGGTTTGAGGTCATGCGCGAGTGTGGAGACGATGTTCGAGAACTACTGCATGACGGCCATCCGACCGCATGTGTAGGTGACGCGGCATTCGCATACGCCAACGCATTCGCAGCGCACGTCAATGTCGGGTTTTTTCGTGGCGCTGAGCTTGCGGATCCGGCGGGCTTGTTGGAAGGCACTGGCAAGTATATGCGGCATGTGAAGCTCAGGCCGGACCGTGACATCGATGCTAAGGCCCTCAAAGCACTTATTGATACCGCCTACACTGACATGAAGGGCCGCCTTGAGCCGGCCTAGATCGTGGTGGCGATCCGGAGAAGTGGCCTTTTCTTGAGCGAGTCGAAGAAGCGATTGGCCGGCGGCGCGCTCGCGCAGTGGAGACGCCAACCACGCGACGAGTCCTCGAAGGGCGGCGATCCTAGGCGGGCAGGGAGGAACGTCGGCTAACGCCAGACTCACGCTCTCGCCTCAGCTCGTTTCCTACGCGCTTCGCGCTTCGGCTCATGTGGCCGTACACGCCGCCTAGGTGCCCCGCGCGACCCATAGAAACATTGACCATGCGGGTCGCAGTACCGAGTTTTGTAAAACCTGGAGCCCCACGGGGAGCCGGGTTTTATCCCCCCGGTGTCTGGCTTCGGCCACACGCCGGGGTTCTTTTTTCCCGGGAACCATCCGATGGCTGATCGCGCGGTCCTCTTCATCGACGGCAACAACAGGTACTACGCCCTCTCCAACGCCGGAGTCCCGGATCTCGGGCGTCTGGATTACGCCAAGATCAGCGAGAAACGTCAACGGGTCCGGCCCCTTCGGGGACACTCCGCCCAGCGTACGTACGAGTACGACGTAGTCATACGTATGGGGGCGCTGGGCTCCGCGAATGGAGTTTTCGCGGAGCACGGGTAGGACCCGAGCCAGTAGCGCTCTGCGCGGAGCGAGAGCTGGCCGGCCGGCCCGGCTCAGAACTCCTCCAGCACCTTCTTGGCCTTCTTGGGGTTGTCGCAGACGATGGCGATCTCGATGAGGTCGTCCGTGATCCCGGTGACGTAGAGTGCCTCGAGGTTGATCCCCGCATCGCCGAGTCGGTTCGTGACGGCAGCGAGCTCGCCCGGGCTGTTCTCGAGTAGCACGGTGTGCACTTCGCTCTCCTCGAAACGGATGTTCGCGGCCTGGAACGCGTGGCGTGCTATTTCGATATCGTCGGGGATGATGCGCGCGATCGCGTGGCCGCCGACACTGACCACTGCGAGTGCCCTGATGTTGGCACCGAATCGCGCGAGCGCCTCGGCCACCCGGGCGAGATCGCCGGGGTGATGCGTCAGTTGGATCGAGCAGTCCTTCATTGGTCCTCTCCTGTGAGACAGCGGAAGCCACGCCCCTCATCCCCTCGAGCCTGATTCTTCACGTATATCCGAAGCGTGGCAAGGTGCCTTTTTTTTGGGCAGCAGCCATCCCACAGGCACGTGAGCGGCACCGCGGGAATCAGGTAGGTCCAGAGGGGCCGACTCCAGCCGAAAGGCCCTGGGCGAGGAACGCGTGGCGAGCGAGGCAATCGTTGCTCTCGTCTGTGCCGAGCGAATCATGCCGTGGAGGTCACCCCTCGGGCACCTCGATCACCGCGTAGCCCGAGTTCGTCAGGAGTGAGGTGGAGGAGTGTCATGACTCCAATGAACACCGTGCGGAGGGTGCTCGGCCCTCTGTCGCGGCCGGCTCGCTGGCCGCATGTTTGCCGCCTTGGTACCGTCGCCGTTCCACGTCGGAAGCGGGAGGACACTCATGCGCGGCATCCTGATCATCCTCGGGGCGGCCTTCCTGACCGCCATCCTTGTGGCCGCGTCAATGGTCCGAGCCCCTGAGCCCCCACCCGCCGACACAGGCGGCCGCATGGCCGCGGCGGCCGAAGCGTACGTCGGAACCCTCGGTAGTGCCGAGCGCGATCGGGGCACGTGGGAGCTGGACGCCGAGCAACGCTTCGATTGGCATTTCGTACCTCGCGAGCGCTACGGTGTCCGGCTCAAGGACATGAACCCGGAGCAGCGCACCGCCGCCCACGGGCTCCTGCAGAGCGTTCTCAGTTCGCAGGGCTACTTGAAGGCGACCGGGGTCATGCAGCTCGAAGGGATCCTCGGCCAGATCGAGGGCCGGCCGGATCGACGTGATCCCGAGGACTACTACTTCAACATCTTCGGCGCCCCCTCCGAGGATGGCGCCTGGGCGTGGCGCTTCGAGGGACACCACATCTCGATGAACTTCACCTCGGCCGGAGGGGCTACTCCGTCTGTGACTCCGGCATTCCTGGGTTCGAATCCGCACGTGGTCGGGGAGGGTCCGAACGCCGGGCGACGCCTCCTGGGAGCCGAGGAGGATCTGGCCCGCGAGCTCATGGCCCTCCTCACCGACGCCCAACTCCGGACCGTGATCATCGAGGCGGAAGCTCCCCGGGACATCGTCACGGGGAACGCGCGGACGGTGGAACTGGATCGCTTCGAAGGGCTGCCCGCCTCAGAGATGAACGATGCACAGAGTCATGCGCTGATGCATGTCATCGAGGAATACCTGAACAACGCCAACGCCGACGTCGCCGTCGTGGAGATGCAGCGGATCCACGATGCCGGACTCGAGAACCTCCACTTCGCGTGGGCGGGGAGCACGGAGCGCGGCGAGGGTCACTACTACCGCATCCACGGACCTACCGTGCTGATCGAGTACGACAACGTGCAGGGTGGAGCCAACCACGTGCATTCGGTGTGGCGGGACCCCCAGAACGACTTCGGAGACGATCTGCTCCGCCGGCATTACGAGGAAGCGGAGCACCATCAGAACGACCGTCTCCCGGCGGGATCTCGGGGAGGAGCGCGATGAGACCCCATATCTGGACCCCGTCCTGTTCCAAAACTCCGCCTTAGCGTCAAGTCGTGAGCCTGCGGCGGGTTAGGTCGTCTGCGCGGCTCGCCTGAGACGGCGCACCGAGAACGAGAAGCTGAATCTGCAAGTGACTGGGCTTCAGCCCAGAACAGCCAACCACGATGAGCGTCCAGCCGATCCAGCCCGGTATCGGATACGCTTGCCGGGCGTCAACGCATTCCTCCTCGACTCCGACTCTGACGGTCTGACTCTTGTGGATACTGGCGTTCCCGGTAGTGCTGACCGGATCACCGATGCCGTGGATGCGACGGCTCATTCCCTCGCCGGGAGTCCTCAACGCAGTTCTGTATCGTCAGACCATCGCGCCAAAGCCAACAGCCGTAGCTCCTGCGACAACCGACGAGCTGGTAGACGATGGGCATGAGATCCCGTAATGAGCCTGCGCCACCTGTGTCGGTACGATTTCGAGGTAGCGTGCTTCGGGCATGGCCCTCCCATTCGCCGGGCGGCCGCCAACCGGTTCCGGCAGCGCTGGGGACCTCGCGGACCGGCGGCGGGACGAAGACGAGCCCTGTGACTCCCCTGTGGATCGGTGCTCCATATAACGCATCACGCCGCTCTCCCGCACGGGCCCTCAGGTACGCGTCGCTGATTCGTCAGTGAGGCACTATCGTGAAGACCAACGGGCCCGGCCCTGGCTCGGTCGCCCCGATGCTTGCTGGCTCGATCACCGGTCGGCCCCCCTTAGAATCCGGGAGCTCTATATGGAGTTGGTATTCCTATTCGTTCAGATAACGATCGTGGTACTCCTGCTGGCCGTTCTCGGAGCGATGAAATCGGGATTCAACGAGGTCATCAGTGGCCTCGAATCACTCGACCGGAGACTCGGCGACTGAAGTCGGTCACCTGACGTTCGAGGTCTCATCAAGCCGCGCTCCTGCAGGCACATAGAGCGCCATTTCGGCATGGTCTCGCGGGGATCGTGGGGCGTGTGTACCCAGACGTCTGACGGGGTGCTGCTTGCGCCCCCCGTGCCCCGCACCGGATGTTGACGTGGTCTGATCCTCACATGCCGAAGACTTCTCGATGCGCGATGCCATCACCCGCCTGAACGCAGCCCTGGAGGGCCGCTACCCCGTGGAGCGTGAGCTAGGCGAAAGCGGCATGGCGACCGTCTACCGGCCGGATGACCAGAGGCACGAATGCAAGGTGGGGAGGAAACTGCTTCTTGCCGTCGCGGTTGCTCTGAACGCGTCGTGTGGTCCGGCGCCGCCGGCTCAGGCCAATGCGTCCACCCTGTCACGCCAGCAAATGGACTTCGAGCGAGCGCGGCACCAGATGGTAGAAGAACAGATCGAGGCGCGCGGAGTCACTGACCCCCGGGTTCTCGAGGCGATGCAGCGGGTCCCCCGCCACGAGTACGTTCCTGCCGAGTATCAAGCCCGCGCCTACAGTGATAGACCGCTCCCGATCGGGCTCGATCAGACGATCTCACAGCCCTATATCGTCGCCCTGATGACCGAACTCCTCCAGCCGGAACCGGACGACCGCTTGCTGGAGATCGGAACGGGTTCCGGATACCAGGCAGCCGTTGCGGCTGAATTGGTCTCGGAGGTCTACAGTATTGAGATCATTCCGGAGCTGGCGCGCTCAGCGGCCGAGCGACTCGAGAGACTCGGAGTTTCGAACGTGTTTGTCCGTGCCGGTGACGGGTACCTCGGATGGCCTGAACAGAGCCCGTTCGACGGGATCCTTGTCACGGCGGGGGCCGAGCACATCCCCGAGCCACTGGTCGAACAGTTGAAGCCTGGCGCTCGGATGATCATCCCCGTGGGTGACCTGTCTTCCTTCCAGATCTTGAAAGTGGTTGAGAAGCTGCCCGGAGGTGAGGTCGAGATACGTGACATCATTCCGGTCCGGTTCGTTCCGTTGCGCCGGAACGAGCGGGATTAGACGCGCGCGGTTGTCGACCAGTACCTTGGAGAGGTTCGGTAGTGGCGCCTCTTGACCTGAGGGCATCCCCATGTCCGACCCCATCACTCGCCTGAACGCCGCCCTAGAGGGCCGCTACCGCATCGAGCGCGAGCTCGGCGAAGGCGGCATGGCGACCGTGGCGTTCCAATGGACGAGCCCTTCCGGACCAAACCCGGCGTCGTAGGCATCGAAATCCGCCCACGAATGGCCACCGGAGCGAATCGCGTATCGGCCCACCGCCTCACCGACCTCGAACGTGGATACGCCCCAGGTCCACGGGTCGTTGTTTTCGGTGCGCCATCGGGTATGGGCTGAGGCTGTTCATAAAGCCGCAGACGTCGGTCTTCTCCGCCTCCCTGACGCCACATGCCTCGAGGCTCGCAACACAGTGCACCATGAGGACGTCATATTCCTCGGTGGTGATGCCAAGCCCCTGATGGGACGTTTTCATGTCCCGGCCCGTGCACTTCCCGCTTGCGCGGTGTCAGCCTTCTGGAGGGGACGTGGGAGTATCGAGACCGCAGGCTTTCGGGAGAGACGATCGCTGACTTGAAACGATCCAGAATCGAGAACAGCTCTTTTTTCCCGCAGTCGATAGCTTCGGATGTTGCTCTTCATGCATGGCTCGGCTCACCCGGTCAGAGGCCTACGACATCCGAGAGGTCAATCGTATACTACGTGCTCTTCGGCACGAAACTGAGACGCGCCCGGCCTGGGACGGCTCCGTCAGTAGTTTTGACGCCTTGAAATGGCGGGAATACATTCCCCCCCCATGCGTATCCTACTTTCGGTCACCACGATTCTTCTCTCGACCGCCGCGCTCGCTTGCGACCAGTCCGAGACGAAGCGCTATCTGTACCTCAGCACGCCCGACGCGGCCCAGACACAGGGCCGCGCTGACGGTGCCGGCATTCTGATCTTCGATATCGATGACGGCCACAAGTTCGTGCGCCGGATCGATATCCCCGTCTTTGAGGAAGGCCTTCGAGGTTTCGCCGCGAACCTCGAGACCCACAGCGCCTACTTCTCCACCCAGAATCCCCGGATAGGAGCCTTCGATCTGGAAACGGACCAGATCACTTGGGAACAGACCTATGCGTTGGGCAGTGATCGATCGTCGATCACGATGGATGGCAAGAAGGTCTACGTTCCTACCGGATGGTGGATTTCCGGCGAGGAGAGCGGTGTTCTGGTCCTCAACGCGGACAACGGCGAGCTCATCAAACACGTCCGCGTCGGGAGTCAAGCACACAATAGCCTCGTGAGTGTCGACGGCCGGTTTCTCTATCTCGGGACAAGCATGATGCTAACGGTCCTCGATACGGAGAATGAGAGCGTAGTTCACCAAATCGAGCCCGTGGGCGAATCCGGGGGACAAGGCGTATTCCCGTTCACCGTGGACGCCGCGAACCGCATCGCCTATGTGAGCCTCGGCAGTCATGTCGGCTTCGACGTTGTCGACCTCGAGCAGGAGAGGGTGCTGCATCACGTGCTCGTGGGAGATGAACCGATTCTCCATCGTACGCACGGAGTCGCTCTCACGCCCGATGAAACGGAACTGTGGATCAGCGACCAAGAAAGCCGGAAGCTGTTCATTTTCGACGCCACGCAGATGCCTCCGGTCCTGACGGGGGAGGTCGAGCTATCCCAAGGCGGTCATGGGTGGGTGACTTTCAGCCTGGATGGCCGTTACGCATGGACTCATACACCCGACGTCTTCGATGCAGAAACGAAAAAGCTCGTCGCCACGCTGAGGGACGAAAACGGCAACCCGGTGAGCGGCTCGAAATTCATCGAAGTTCATTTCCGCGACGGCAAAGTTGTGGCCGTGGGCAACGAGTTTGGACTCGGGCGCCGATAGATTACAGCTTACGCGGCACGTGACCAGAAGGAAGCTCCGCCGAGCCCACGCCGCACTACTGGCGAGCTTGGACCTCGAGATCGAGCAGGCATCCGATCCGGCCTTGTGCGAGGCATCAGCGCCGGCGGTCTCCAAGTGGAGCGTGAAGGACCACCTGGAGCATCTCTCGATCGCCAGTGGGGGAATCGTGAGTTGGATCGCGCGAGCCCGCGACGGGGATCCCGAGCTCGACACAGGCGGTGGCCCCAGCCTGGCCGGACGGATCGTCCTGCTCGTCGGTGCGTTTCCGAGAGGTCGGGGTAAAGCTCCCGAGCGCACCCTGCCCAAGGGGACGAGCGCCGCGGAGCTGGCGGCGAAGCTTCGCGGAATCAGAGAGAGGGTGCAGGGGCTAGAGGGTTCCCTCGCGCAGTTACAGGCGTCGAGCGCCACACGAAATCACATCGCGTTCGGCAACCTCAACGCGGCACAGTGGCTGCAGTTCGCGGTGATCCACGACAACCACCATCAGAAGATCATCCGGGACGTGCTGAAGGCGAGGTCGGACCGTGGTGCTGCAGGTGCGGCTTGACAAGCATCTGCTTGGCTCAAGAACCGTCGGGGAGCTCGAACCAGAACGTGCTGCCCTTCTCCACCTGGCTCATGACGCCGATGGACCCGCCGTGGGCGTCCAGCACCATCTTGCAGAACGCGAGGCCGAGTCCGGTCGGGAGTCGTACTTGTCGGGCGTCCTGCCCGACGCGACCGAACTTTTCGAAGATTTTCTCGTGATACTCCGCCGGAATCCCCTCGCCGGTATCCCGCACCTCCACGCGCGCGAATCCATCCTCTCCCTTTCGCACAACCACCCTCACCGACCCGTCATGGGGCGTGAACCAGAGCGCGTTCGCGACCAGGTTGGCGATCACACGGGTGACGAGCGGCTCGTCGTAGGCTGCCCGGACCTCTTCGTCGGACTCCACTTCTACGTCACGATCGGGAATCAGGCCCCCGAGAGAATCGAGCGCGGCCCGCGAGGTCTCCGCGATGTCGTGGACTCGGATGTCGAGTTCCATGTCCCCCGCTTCCATCTTACTCACGTCGAGGACCCCGTTGATCATCTGGGCAAGCATGGAGGCGTTCCAAAGCGCCCGGGCGACGTAGCGCTCGCTCTCCTCAGCGGGGGCATCGGGATCCGTCTCCTGGGCCATCTTGAGCCACGCGATGATGCCGGTGACCGGGTTGCGTAGGTCGTGCACGATCATGTGCGTCAGGGAATCCCTGAGCGCTTCCAGCTCCTTGAGTTGCTCGTACTGCTCGCTGAGCTCGTCGCGGGCCCGGCGCAGCTCCTCCTCGAAGCGATGCCGCTCGGTGATGTCCCTGCTGATGGCGATGAGGCCGAGCAGCTCGCCCTCAAGGCTGTAGAACGGCGCCCCGAGTGTGTCGAAGAGCGCTCTTCCGCCATCCGCGGACTCCTTCCAGGACTCGCTCCGCAGCGTCTCCTGGCCGTCGAGCACCTCGCGGTCGAGCTCGCTCCGCCGGCGCGCCTCTTCTTCATCGAAGAGCTCCGCATCGGTCCTGCCCACCACCAGGCGGGGCTCCACCCCGACGTACCTCGAGAACGCTCTGTTGCAGAGCCAATAGACGCCATCCCGGTTCTTCACTGAGATGAGGTCGGGGATCGAGTCGATAACGGCCCGGAGCTGGGCACGCCAGCGGATGGTCTCCCCCGAGAGCCTCTGCTTCGACCGCTCCCCCTCGGAGCTTCCGTGTGTGGACGCGGAAGGGTTCCCCTCCTGGTTCTTTCCGCCCTCGGAAGCAGTCATGACATCGTGCCCGTGCCCCTCGATCGTGCCTCTGGTCGAAGCTTTTCGGCAGCGTTGAAGAACGTCCTGGCCAGGATTCTGCATTTTTTCCAAGGGAACGCAAGCTTCGCCCCCGGACTCTCCTCGGTCTTGCGTAGCGACCTGACGGTCTGGCTCTGCGCCGTTACCGTTCTTCCCTGCCGGGTGTGGATCCGTCGGACCGCGATACGGTTGTAGCCGTGCCACCCAAGGGCGCGCATTAGGAGAAGGCCATGGGTATTGCAATGCTCTTCTTGCTGGTCCTGATCGCGGTTCTCGGATCGATGTGGAATCGCATCAGGCAGATCGAGGGCGGACGGGAAGATCGCTCGGAGCTGGGCAAGATCTCCCAGCAGTTGGACGCCGTCCGTGATCAGCTCTTCTCGGTCGAGGATGAGATGGCAAGGTTGAACGAACGGGTCGACTTCACCGAAAAGCTGCTGGAGGCCCCGAGAGTAGAGCCTGAGAAGGACGAGCCTTCGGACACTCGCTGACCTTGAGCGAGAGGGAAGGCGCTGCCAGATAGATCTGTGGCGGGGTGTTCTCAGTCGTCGGCTTCGAACTTGAAGGAGACCTTGACCTTCGCGCGGTAGCTCTGAACGGCACCGTCCTTGAGCACCATGTCCAGCTCCGAGACCTCCGCCACACGCAGGTCCCGCAGCGACTCGGAGGCACGCTGGACGGCTGCTGCCGCAGCCTTCTCCCACGATTCAGTAGAGGTTCCTACTAGCTCGATCACTTTGT is part of the Gemmatimonadota bacterium genome and encodes:
- a CDS encoding transposase — protein: MKKRRRSFTARQRVQIVLEGLQGDTTVADVCRRHQISSTMYYRWRDQLYERADRLFEKEGRGEER
- a CDS encoding DUF1801 domain-containing protein, with product MNRLFLLPSSVKRDPAIDAWMEEHAGGLGAIAHYWFEVMRECGDDVRELLHDGHPTACVGDAAFAYANAFAAHVNVGFFRGAELADPAGLLEGTGKYMRHVKLRPDRDIDAKALKALIDTAYTDMKGRLEPA
- a CDS encoding ACT domain-containing protein, which gives rise to MKDCSIQLTHHPGDLARVAEALARFGANIRALAVVSVGGHAIARIIPDDIEIARHAFQAANIRFEESEVHTVLLENSPGELAAVTNRLGDAGINLEALYVTGITDDLIEIAIVCDNPKKAKKVLEEF
- a CDS encoding DUF3500 domain-containing protein gives rise to the protein MRGILIILGAAFLTAILVAASMVRAPEPPPADTGGRMAAAAEAYVGTLGSAERDRGTWELDAEQRFDWHFVPRERYGVRLKDMNPEQRTAAHGLLQSVLSSQGYLKATGVMQLEGILGQIEGRPDRRDPEDYYFNIFGAPSEDGAWAWRFEGHHISMNFTSAGGATPSVTPAFLGSNPHVVGEGPNAGRRLLGAEEDLARELMALLTDAQLRTVIIEAEAPRDIVTGNARTVELDRFEGLPASEMNDAQSHALMHVIEEYLNNANADVAVVEMQRIHDAGLENLHFAWAGSTERGEGHYYRIHGPTVLIEYDNVQGGANHVHSVWRDPQNDFGDDLLRRHYEEAEHHQNDRLPAGSRGGAR
- a CDS encoding protein-L-isoaspartate(D-aspartate) O-methyltransferase, which gives rise to MATVYRPDDQRHECKVGRKLLLAVAVALNASCGPAPPAQANASTLSRQQMDFERARHQMVEEQIEARGVTDPRVLEAMQRVPRHEYVPAEYQARAYSDRPLPIGLDQTISQPYIVALMTELLQPEPDDRLLEIGTGSGYQAAVAAELVSEVYSIEIIPELARSAAERLERLGVSNVFVRAGDGYLGWPEQSPFDGILVTAGAEHIPEPLVEQLKPGARMIIPVGDLSSFQILKVVEKLPGGEVEIRDIIPVRFVPLRRNERD
- a CDS encoding DinB family protein, which codes for MTRRKLRRAHAALLASLDLEIEQASDPALCEASAPAVSKWSVKDHLEHLSIASGGIVSWIARARDGDPELDTGGGPSLAGRIVLLVGAFPRGRGKAPERTLPKGTSAAELAAKLRGIRERVQGLEGSLAQLQASSATRNHIAFGNLNAAQWLQFAVIHDNHHQKIIRDVLKARSDRGAAGAA
- a CDS encoding PAS domain-containing protein — its product is MTASEGGKNQEGNPSASTHGSSEGERSKQRLSGETIRWRAQLRAVIDSIPDLISVKNRDGVYWLCNRAFSRYVGVEPRLVVGRTDAELFDEEEARRRSELDREVLDGQETLRSESWKESADGGRALFDTLGAPFYSLEGELLGLIAISRDITERHRFEEELRRARDELSEQYEQLKELEALRDSLTHMIVHDLRNPVTGIIAWLKMAQETDPDAPAEESERYVARALWNASMLAQMINGVLDVSKMEAGDMELDIRVHDIAETSRAALDSLGGLIPDRDVEVESDEEVRAAYDEPLVTRVIANLVANALWFTPHDGSVRVVVRKGEDGFARVEVRDTGEGIPAEYHEKIFEKFGRVGQDARQVRLPTGLGLAFCKMVLDAHGGSIGVMSQVEKGSTFWFELPDGS
- a CDS encoding dodecin domain-containing protein, with protein sequence MAESVYKVIELVGTSTESWEKAAAAAVQRASESLRDLRVAEVSELDMVLKDGAVQSYRAKVKVSFKFEADD